Proteins from one Rosa chinensis cultivar Old Blush chromosome 7, RchiOBHm-V2, whole genome shotgun sequence genomic window:
- the LOC112179134 gene encoding disease resistance protein RUN1-like: MKASSSSSSLPSGPPSSWPPESRECTYDVFLSFRGEDTRRTFTDHLYAALVRAGVRTFRDAEGLRRGENIAEDLVEIIQGCRISLIVFSENYADSSWCLEELVQIMECRKTQRQRVFPIFYHVDPSHVRNQTGIFAHAFERHEATVHQGRDKIARWRAALRGAANLAGFDIAARHEAEFTVEVS; encoded by the exons ATGAAGGCATCGTCATCATCCTCATCGCTTCCATCGGGGCCACCATCCTCATGGCCACCGGAGTCCCGTGAATGCACGTACGACGTGTTCTTGAGCTTCAGAGGTGAAGACACACGGAGGACCTTCACGGACCACCTCTACGCGGCACTAGTTCGTGCCGGAGTCAGGACGTTTAGGGATGCCGAGGGACTAAGAAGGGGAGAAAACATAGCGGAGGATTTGGTGGAGATAATCCAAGGGTGTAGGATCTCACTCATCGTCTTCTCAGAAAATTACGCGGATTCGAGTTGGTGTCTCGAGGAGCTGGTGCAGATCATGGAGTGTAGAAAAACACAAAGGCAACGGGTTTTCCCAATATTCTATCATGTCGATCCTTCACATGTCAGAAACCAGACCGGTATCTTTGCTCATGCGTTTGAGAGACATGAAGCCACAGTACATCAAGGTAGAGATAAGATAGCAAGGTGGAGAGCTGCTCTTAGAGGAGCGGCGAATTTGGCTGGCTTCGATATTGCTGCTAG GCATGAAGCAGAGTTTACAGTAGAAGTTTCCTAG